In Tsukamurella tyrosinosolvens, the genomic window GCGCCGCAGCACTGAAGCGGTTGTCTGCGCGCTACGGAGATCGCGGCACCGAGACCGATCTCGCGGGGGCTGCACTGGCCGACGTGGCCGCCAAGGTCCGCGAGCGCGGGGAGGTCTCCGAGGGCGAGGCCTTCGCCGTCGCCGCCGCCGAGACCAAGGCGATCCGGGACGAACGCCGTCACGGCGCCTACGCCCGGACCTGGTAGGTCTCCCCTCCGTTGGCGATCACATTCGTGCTGGACACGAACACCTACATCAGCGCAGCTATCAGCCCCAGCGGGACGTGCGCACAGCTCGTCGAACTCGCCCGACAGGGCCGCGTCCGGCTCGTGGTGTCACCGCACCTACTCGACGAGCTGGAGACGCGCCTCGCGCGGGAGAAGTTCCGCCGGTGGCTCACCCTCGACGACGTCCGCGACTTCGTCGACGCCCTCACGCTGCTCGCCGACATGGTCGACGACCGGCCCGAGAACGAGACCCCGCACGTGTGCACCGACCCGGACGACAACTTCCTCGTGGCCCTGTTCCAGGACGCACAGGCGGCGATCCTGGTGAGCGGCGACAAGGCGGTGTTGGCGATCGAGTACCCCGGCCTCGACGTGCGAAAGCCAGCGGAGGCCCTCGCCGCGCTCACGTTCACGCACGAGTGGGGCGAGGGCTACCTAGAGGGCTCCGAGGAACGATCGTTCGCCCAGATCGAGGATGAGGGCAACAGGGGGATCTTCGCGGCCTACTCGTCCTTCGTCACGGTGCTGGAGCAACCGAACGCGCACGAGTTGCTGCCTTACGTCGTCGTCCCCGAGACGCTGAAGGCATTCCGCCGGGACCTCGCATGGCTCCGGGAGAACGTTCTCAATCGGGGAATCACTACGCGGCCGGACTACGCATCGCCCGACATCGCACACCTGAAGTTGCCACCAGATCCCGGCGTCAACCTTCGCGCGACCGACGAGATTCGGCTCCCGGACGACACCATTTACGCCACGATGCAGCGGTGCCCCGACCTGGACGACCTCCCCGGCGCGGAGATGGGGCAATGGCGCGTGTTCGGCATCGGCGCCCCGGTCCCACCTCAGAAGATCCGCCCGCGTCCCCGTCGCAACACCCGGTAGGTCTGACCAGCGGGAACCGGCAGGCCGCTGCGCCGCCGGCCTCGTCAGAATTGACGCCGACCCGAACGTTCGTATTGACGTAAATCCTTGCATCACAGCCTGATTCGTCGTCGGAACATTTGACTCCGCGTGCTCTACTAGAGCCATCGGCGAGCCCGGGGTGTCTTCGATTGACCTCCCAAGAACATCGGTCCCCCGGGCCCGCCGGTCACTCATCCGCCCCTCGCGGGCACGACCACGGGAGACGACATGGCAACCGCCGCAGAGCACAAGACCCAGGCCGAGCAGCACCTCACCGCAGCGGAGGCCGGACTGGCCGAGCGCAAGTTCGGTCTGTTCGACCAGTACGTGGCCCTCGCCCAGCTGCACGCGACCCTCGCGACGATCGCGGACTGACGATGGCC contains:
- a CDS encoding putative toxin-antitoxin system toxin component, PIN family, yielding MLDTNTYISAAISPSGTCAQLVELARQGRVRLVVSPHLLDELETRLAREKFRRWLTLDDVRDFVDALTLLADMVDDRPENETPHVCTDPDDNFLVALFQDAQAAILVSGDKAVLAIEYPGLDVRKPAEALAALTFTHEWGEGYLEGSEERSFAQIEDEGNRGIFAAYSSFVTVLEQPNAHELLPYVVVPETLKAFRRDLAWLRENVLNRGITTRPDYASPDIAHLKLPPDPGVNLRATDEIRLPDDTIYATMQRCPDLDDLPGAEMGQWRVFGIGAPVPPQKIRPRPRRNTR